ATCCGGGCGACCAGCAGCCGCGCCATCTGCCGCCCCATCTCCTCGGTGGGCTGGAACACCGACGACAACGGCGGGTCGGCCTGCCGGGCGATCGGCGCGTCCTCGAAGCCGACCACGGCCACGTCCTCCGGCACCCGGCGCCCCGCCTCGCGCAGCGTCCGCAACGCGCCGAAGGCCATCAGGTCGGCGGCGACGAAGACCGCGTCCAGGTCGGGACAGCGGTCCAGCAACTGCCGCATGGCCGTCGCCCCGCTCTCCTCGCTGAAGTCGCCGTACGCGATCAGATCGGGGTTGACGCCGAACCCGGCGGTGCGTACCGCATCCCGGTACCCGGACAACCGGGCCAGGCCGGCGCCCATGTCCTGCGACCCGGCGATGGTGGCGATGCGCCGCCGCCCCCGTCCGGCGAGGTACTCCACGGCCTGCCGCGCCCCACCGGCGTTGTCGATGTCGACGAACGAGGCGGGCTGCGCGTCGGGGTGCAGCATCCGCGCGGGACGGCCACCGAGCACGGTGGGCAGGCCGCGCTCCTCCAGCAGGGTGGGCAG
The Micromonospora sp. WMMD1082 genome window above contains:
- a CDS encoding LacI family DNA-binding transcriptional regulator gives rise to the protein MTTQRTRSLGRPTLDAVAARAGVGRGTVSRVVNGSPQVSPEARAAVQQAIAELGYVPNRAARALVTQRTDSVALVVSESGERIFAEPFFAGIVRGISSALLETPLQLWLAMAQSPLERERVEHHLTNQHVDGVLLLSLHDADPLPTLLEERGLPTVLGGRPARMLHPDAQPASFVDIDNAGGARQAVEYLAGRGRRRIATIAGSQDMGAGLARLSGYRDAVRTAGFGVNPDLIAYGDFSEESGATAMRQLLDRCPDLDAVFVAADLMAFGALRTLREAGRRVPEDVAVVGFEDAPIARQADPPLSSVFQPTEEMGRQMARLLVARIRGDEIPAPHIVLDTQFVERASA